GATACTAGTTATTAAAAATGATTAATACTAGTCGTTTGTTTAGTAGTTTTAATCGAATTTTATAATTTTGAGGTGCGGAAAGTGGGTACCATTTAAAGATATTTTAAAAATTCGTCTTGGTTATAGAAATGGACCAGGAGCATTAAACGTGGAGCAGGTTAAAAATTTTTTTGACCATATTGATAAAGAGTCGTATATGGGAATCAGAGATTATTGTATTTATGCTTTGATGTACAATCTCGGACTCCGCATAGGCGAAGTTTATGAGTTGAGTGTTAATGATTTTAATTTGAAAGAAATGAAAATCAAAGTTATTGGTAAAGGCAGGAAACTGAGAATCTTACATATTACAGATGAAATGTCCAGGATCATTTCAGAATGGTTATCCGTTAGAAAATATTTTTTGAATAGTGATAAATTAGATAATCTTTTTATCTCAAAGAAAGGAAACCCTTTAGCAATTAGAACCATGGAGGATAATTTAAAAAAATATTTTCTGCATCATCGATAAGCGCATATTTTAAAGTAACACCTCACACATTACGTCATTCTTTCGCGAGTCATCTTAATGACAAAGATGTCGATATTTTAGTTTTGCAAAGTTTGATGGGGCATTCAACACCTCGAAGTACTGAAATCTATATACACCCCTCGGAAAAAAGAGTCAGGGAAGCTTTGGA
This DNA window, taken from Candidatus Delongbacteria bacterium, encodes the following:
- a CDS encoding tyrosine-type recombinase/integrase; the protein is MRCGKWVPFKDILKIRLGYRNGPGALNVEQVKNFFDHIDKESYMGIRDYCIYALMYNLGLRIGEVYELSVNDFNLKEMKIKVIGKGRKLRILHITDEMSRIISEWLSVRKYFLNSDKLDNLFISKKGNPLAIRTMEDNLKKYFLHHR
- a CDS encoding site-specific integrase is translated as MFSASSISAYFKVTPHTLRHSFASHLNDKDVDILVLQSLMGHSTPRSTEIYIHPSEKRVREALEKLPGVRYIDSLVEAGVLKFQKSYRKGLGLMVSKTEIT